Proteins encoded in a region of the Anoxybacillus amylolyticus genome:
- a CDS encoding accessory Sec system S-layer assembly protein has product MIFKRKTKTTPNTETLPDHKEEQTSEEVRTTLSFHPDWDVSPQERYVYQFHHQQLPPLKPNQLSISGIKLIEYNDGFVVVAFLRSTLPKPVRFEQINLLLLDENGQAIAKRTFAMDSFGELPPMTARPWRFLFSAEDKLVDKIPQEGWKIAFELKQTSKREDHRLDLEASWEQALSTQQREHLQKLIETLPPLSVGEINFMGLEAKLNEKRDLVVTLLIRNGSDKHIQLEQIPLVIEDAYGDVICKGVFQLEQFEVKANTSKPWTFIFPSTLLLKEDVDLTKWRVYPPKQ; this is encoded by the coding sequence ATGATTTTTAAACGAAAAACAAAAACAACACCGAATACAGAAACGCTTCCTGATCATAAGGAAGAACAAACGAGCGAGGAAGTGAGGACGACGCTATCGTTCCATCCAGACTGGGACGTATCCCCGCAGGAGCGATACGTCTACCAGTTTCATCACCAGCAGCTTCCGCCGTTAAAGCCGAATCAACTTTCCATTTCGGGAATAAAGCTGATTGAATACAACGACGGGTTTGTTGTCGTCGCCTTTTTACGAAGCACACTGCCGAAACCAGTCCGGTTTGAGCAAATCAATTTGCTGCTTTTAGATGAGAACGGACAAGCAATCGCCAAACGAACATTTGCGATGGACAGCTTTGGGGAACTTCCGCCGATGACCGCAAGACCGTGGCGCTTTCTCTTCTCAGCGGAAGATAAACTTGTAGACAAAATTCCACAGGAAGGGTGGAAGATTGCGTTTGAACTAAAACAAACCTCAAAGCGAGAAGATCATCGCCTCGATTTAGAAGCAAGTTGGGAACAAGCGTTATCCACACAACAGCGCGAACATTTGCAAAAATTAATTGAAACGTTGCCACCGCTTTCTGTCGGGGAAATTAACTTTATGGGGCTGGAAGCAAAACTCAATGAAAAGCGCGATTTAGTCGTCACGTTGCTTATTCGCAACGGAAGCGACAAACATATTCAGCTCGAGCAAATCCCGCTCGTCATTGAAGATGCGTATGGGGATGTCATCTGCAAAGGGGTATTTCAGCTAGAGCAATTCGAAGTAAAAGCGAACACAAGTAAACCATGGACGTTTATTTTCCCATCTACTCTATTGCTAAAAGAAGATGTGGATTTAACAAAATGGAGAGTATATCCACCAAAACAATAA
- the secA2 gene encoding accessory Sec system translocase SecA2, whose translation MLTKVKKLFNESARDIKRLRKLVDKVNEQEAHIASLSDEQLKAKTMEFKERLEQGQTLDGLKIEAFAVVREAAKRVLGLRHYDVQLIGGFVLHEGNIAEMQTGEGKTLVATLPSYLHALEGKGVHIITANEYLARRDREQMGKVFEFLGLSVGLNVSQISPQEKKEAYQADITYGTGTEFGFDYLRDNMVYDIREKVQRKLHYAIVDEIDSILIDEARTPLIIANKSSIGAELFQVTAQIVRQFKRDEDYELYPETKQLFLTDAGAAKIERAFGIGNLYDAEHQALLHNVMQSLRAFVIMKRDVDYIVKDGKILLVDQFTGRIMEGRTFSDGLHQAIEAKEGVEITEENDVQATITIQNYFRMYEKLCGMTGSATPSKDEFWDTYHLHVVAIPTNKPRRRVDMDDLVYRTYEAKAKKIVAEVKKMHDIGRPVLIGTTSIAQSERLSKHLTKHGIQHQMLNAKTEEDEARIIALAGQKGQVMIATNMAGRGTDILLGEGVAELGGLHIIGTERHESNRIDMQLRGRAGRQGDPGSSQFIISLEDELFKSYDKEELEKWLSKVKTNEEGLVISPDPIKFVRKVQETVEHAHYSARAHLLKLDSIIDRQSKIIYQMRDRILACAPTEMMAEVLEYIKNYLTQTIEKYCLPDVFYEEWNIKGLHEELTFVFLRFHKTIDDLKELEEEQIEQIVFEEYEKLKEDLFTLKDDESLAAQLKRFMIQTIDSDWIRHLDTITNIKDGIHLRGYAQEDPYRLFEIEAFHEFIRLQQEIQANISIRFMNYVKNQFELDGNEEDTE comes from the coding sequence ATGCTAACAAAAGTAAAAAAGCTGTTTAACGAAAGTGCCCGCGATATCAAAAGGTTGCGCAAGCTTGTTGACAAAGTGAATGAACAAGAAGCGCACATTGCTTCGTTAAGCGATGAACAGCTGAAAGCAAAAACGATGGAGTTTAAAGAACGGCTCGAGCAAGGACAAACATTAGATGGTTTAAAAATCGAAGCGTTCGCTGTCGTGCGCGAAGCGGCAAAACGCGTGCTTGGGCTCCGTCATTATGATGTACAGCTCATCGGCGGTTTCGTTTTACATGAAGGAAATATTGCTGAAATGCAAACGGGAGAAGGAAAAACGTTAGTTGCGACGCTTCCGAGTTATTTGCACGCCCTTGAAGGAAAAGGGGTGCATATTATTACCGCCAACGAATATTTAGCGCGACGCGACCGAGAACAAATGGGAAAAGTGTTCGAATTTTTAGGATTATCTGTCGGTCTAAACGTTTCACAAATCTCCCCGCAAGAGAAAAAAGAAGCGTATCAAGCGGACATTACATACGGAACAGGAACGGAGTTTGGCTTCGATTATTTGCGCGACAATATGGTCTATGATATTCGCGAGAAAGTGCAACGCAAGCTTCATTACGCCATCGTCGATGAAATTGACAGCATTTTAATCGATGAAGCCCGCACACCGCTTATTATCGCAAACAAATCGAGCATTGGTGCCGAATTGTTTCAAGTCACCGCACAAATCGTTCGGCAATTTAAGCGAGACGAAGATTACGAATTGTATCCAGAAACAAAGCAACTCTTTTTAACCGATGCTGGAGCAGCGAAAATTGAACGAGCGTTTGGCATTGGCAACTTATACGATGCCGAGCATCAAGCATTATTGCATAACGTTATGCAATCGCTGCGCGCGTTTGTAATTATGAAGCGCGACGTTGATTACATCGTCAAAGACGGAAAAATACTTCTTGTCGATCAATTCACTGGGCGCATTATGGAAGGGCGGACGTTCAGCGATGGGCTTCACCAAGCGATTGAAGCGAAAGAAGGCGTGGAGATTACAGAAGAAAACGACGTGCAAGCAACGATTACCATCCAAAACTACTTCCGCATGTACGAGAAATTGTGCGGCATGACAGGAAGCGCAACTCCATCGAAAGACGAGTTTTGGGACACATATCACTTGCATGTCGTCGCCATCCCGACGAACAAACCGCGGCGCCGCGTCGACATGGACGATCTTGTGTATCGCACATATGAAGCGAAAGCAAAAAAAATTGTTGCTGAAGTAAAAAAAATGCACGATATCGGTCGCCCTGTCTTAATCGGAACGACATCGATCGCACAGTCGGAACGATTGTCGAAGCATTTAACGAAACATGGCATCCAACACCAAATGTTGAACGCAAAAACGGAAGAAGATGAAGCGCGAATCATTGCCCTCGCTGGCCAAAAAGGGCAAGTGATGATCGCAACTAACATGGCAGGACGAGGAACCGATATTTTATTAGGAGAAGGCGTCGCAGAACTTGGCGGATTGCATATTATTGGTACCGAACGCCATGAAAGCAACCGCATCGATATGCAACTTCGCGGTCGTGCGGGACGTCAAGGAGACCCTGGCTCTTCACAATTTATCATTTCGTTAGAAGATGAACTATTCAAATCGTATGATAAAGAAGAGTTAGAAAAATGGCTTAGCAAAGTGAAAACAAATGAAGAGGGACTCGTTATTTCCCCAGACCCAATAAAATTTGTTCGCAAAGTGCAAGAAACAGTCGAACACGCGCACTATTCTGCTCGCGCCCATTTATTAAAACTTGACTCTATCATCGACCGGCAAAGTAAAATTATTTACCAAATGCGTGACCGTATTTTAGCGTGCGCACCAACAGAGATGATGGCAGAAGTGCTTGAGTATATCAAAAACTACTTAACACAAACAATCGAAAAATATTGCTTGCCGGACGTTTTTTACGAGGAATGGAATATAAAAGGCTTGCATGAAGAGTTGACGTTCGTATTTTTGCGTTTCCATAAAACAATCGACGACTTAAAAGAACTAGAAGAAGAGCAAATCGAGCAAATCGTTTTCGAAGAATATGAGAAACTAAAAGAAGATTTATTCACACTTAAAGACGACGAATCGCTTGCCGCCCAACTTAAACGCTTTATGATTCAAACAATCGATTCGGACTGGATCCGTCATCTCGATACGATCACTAACATAAAGGACGGCATTCATTTGCGCGGATACGCCCAAGAAGATCCGTACCGCCTATTTGAAATCGAGGCGTTTCATGAGTTCATCCGTCTCCAGCAAGAAATTCAAGCCAATATTTCGATTCGCTTTATGAACTACGTCAAAAACCAATTTGAGTTAGACGGCAATGAGGAGGATACGGAATGA
- a CDS encoding glycosyltransferase family 4 protein, with protein MNMQAILAFFVSFVTVIAVTPLVIKFAIKIGAIDKPNERKVHTRIMPRLGGLAIFIGVTIGYFVGGVYHEKVTGITVGAILIVLIGMLDDLYELSPRVKFLGQLLAACLVVASGLKVELLSIPFIGKFDIGLWSYPVTVFWIVGITNAINLIDGLDGLSAGISAIGIATIATLAGMAGKMLIFTLSLIILGSILGFLFYNFHPAKIFMGDTGALFLGYAISVLSLLGLYKSVTLFSFVVPVIILGVPIFDTTFAIIRRIVNKKPISAPDKSHLHHRLLALGFSHRNTVLLIYCFGIMFGISAILFSSSTLWQSVLILFGLLILGEVLAEVIGLVNEQYKPFMTIVRKLVRGGRKVYGDHR; from the coding sequence ATGAACATGCAAGCAATTTTGGCGTTTTTTGTGTCATTTGTGACAGTTATTGCCGTGACGCCTTTGGTGATAAAGTTTGCGATTAAAATCGGTGCAATCGACAAACCGAATGAACGAAAAGTGCATACGCGCATTATGCCGCGTCTCGGGGGATTGGCGATTTTTATTGGTGTCACTATTGGTTATTTTGTTGGAGGAGTTTACCACGAGAAAGTGACAGGCATTACGGTTGGTGCCATCTTAATCGTTTTGATTGGGATGCTTGATGATTTGTACGAGCTTTCGCCAAGGGTCAAATTTCTCGGGCAGTTGTTGGCGGCGTGCCTCGTCGTCGCGTCAGGTTTAAAGGTGGAGTTGCTTTCTATTCCATTTATAGGTAAATTTGATATAGGACTATGGAGTTATCCAGTGACTGTTTTTTGGATTGTTGGCATTACGAACGCAATTAATTTAATTGACGGCCTTGATGGTCTTTCGGCAGGTATTTCTGCTATTGGGATTGCGACGATTGCTACGCTAGCTGGAATGGCTGGGAAAATGTTGATTTTCACCTTATCCCTTATTATATTAGGTAGCATTCTTGGGTTTTTATTCTACAACTTCCATCCAGCGAAAATTTTTATGGGCGATACAGGCGCGTTATTTTTAGGGTACGCCATCTCTGTATTGTCGCTTCTTGGTTTGTATAAAAGTGTGACGTTGTTCAGCTTTGTTGTGCCTGTTATTATTTTAGGGGTACCAATTTTCGATACGACATTTGCAATTATCCGTCGTATCGTCAACAAAAAACCGATTTCAGCGCCCGATAAATCGCATTTGCACCACCGATTATTAGCGCTTGGGTTTTCGCATCGAAACACGGTGCTACTTATTTACTGCTTTGGCATTATGTTTGGCATTAGTGCAATTTTATTTTCTTCGTCGACACTATGGCAATCGGTGTTAATTCTTTTCGGGTTGCTCATTTTAGGAGAAGTATTAGCAGAAGTAATCGGACTTGTCAACGAACAGTACAAGCCGTTTATGACAATCGTTCGCAAACTTGTTCGCGGCGGAAGAAAAGTATATGGCGATCACCGATAA
- a CDS encoding DegT/DnrJ/EryC1/StrS family aminotransferase, translated as MKVPMLDLSEQYQRLRTEMLTVLDEVMSSSRFILGDHVKKLENDVAAYSNVKHGIGCGNGSDAIHIALQAIGVGPGDEVITTPFTFFATGGAIVRAGAKPVFVDIDPVTFNIDPAKIEEAITEKTKAILPVHLYGQMADMDPIVEIANKRGLFIIEDAAQAIGAKYKGKNVGELGTAATYSFFPTKNLGAYGDGGMIVTNDEEIAEKCRVIRVHGSKPKYYHHVLGYNSRLDEMQAAILNVKFPHLNEWSELRRERAATYTHLLKEMLGDVVVTPVEVDGHYHVFHQYTIRVPKRDELQAFLKENGVSTMVYYPLPLHLQPVFQELGYKEGDLPEAEKAAKEAVSLPMFPELKVEQQQYVVEKIVEFYKK; from the coding sequence ATGAAAGTACCAATGTTAGACTTAAGCGAGCAATATCAACGTTTACGTACCGAAATGTTAACGGTATTAGACGAAGTAATGAGCTCGTCGCGTTTTATTTTAGGCGACCATGTTAAAAAGTTAGAAAACGACGTCGCAGCCTACAGTAACGTCAAGCATGGCATTGGCTGCGGGAATGGAAGCGATGCGATACATATAGCGTTACAGGCCATTGGTGTAGGGCCTGGGGACGAAGTGATTACAACGCCATTTACATTTTTCGCAACAGGCGGTGCGATTGTCCGCGCAGGCGCGAAACCGGTATTTGTCGATATTGACCCAGTGACGTTTAATATCGATCCGGCAAAAATTGAAGAAGCGATTACCGAAAAAACAAAAGCAATTCTTCCAGTTCATTTATATGGTCAAATGGCCGATATGGATCCGATTGTTGAAATTGCTAATAAACGCGGACTTTTTATCATTGAAGATGCTGCGCAGGCGATCGGCGCGAAATATAAAGGGAAAAATGTTGGGGAACTTGGTACGGCGGCAACGTACAGCTTTTTCCCAACGAAAAATTTAGGTGCTTACGGGGACGGCGGTATGATCGTGACGAACGATGAGGAAATTGCAGAAAAATGCCGCGTCATTCGTGTGCATGGAAGCAAACCGAAGTATTATCATCACGTCTTAGGATACAATAGCCGCTTAGACGAAATGCAAGCAGCGATTTTAAATGTGAAATTCCCGCACTTAAATGAGTGGTCGGAATTGCGTCGTGAACGCGCGGCAACGTATACGCACCTCTTAAAAGAAATGCTTGGTGACGTTGTCGTAACCCCAGTAGAAGTGGATGGTCATTACCATGTGTTCCATCAATATACAATTCGTGTACCGAAACGCGACGAGCTACAAGCGTTCTTAAAAGAAAACGGAGTATCGACAATGGTGTACTATCCGCTTCCGTTGCATTTACAGCCAGTATTCCAAGAGCTCGGCTATAAAGAAGGAGACCTTCCTGAAGCGGAAAAAGCAGCAAAAGAAGCTGTATCATTGCCGATGTTCCCAGAGTTGAAAGTAGAGCAACAACAATACGTTGTCGAGAAAATTGTGGAGTTTTATAAAAAGTAA
- a CDS encoding lipopolysaccharide biosynthesis protein, whose product MIIPPVTALLVFFGVQLVLNHAKYTGKALVFTGSINVSDLTNPDNIMAQLPSVKNTVDIVVPEEKYVKITVKGNDEKSVEQDLRTIVADYNEKLQRHSKERLAVTNTYLSSLDERAKTLQTWIDRYNKKLNSSSLTPQQIESITDLLVEAQNDLTKTMETANRVRGDLAFYENPSVLSEVVAPSKSYAKEAVASGLVLGVFLTFIFLTLMKYVFDARRYYHG is encoded by the coding sequence GTGATTATTCCACCGGTGACGGCACTACTAGTGTTTTTCGGTGTACAACTTGTGTTGAACCATGCTAAATATACGGGGAAAGCGCTCGTGTTTACAGGATCGATTAACGTATCAGATTTAACAAACCCAGATAATATTATGGCGCAACTGCCGAGCGTGAAAAATACTGTGGATATTGTGGTACCGGAAGAAAAATATGTAAAAATCACGGTAAAAGGAAATGATGAAAAAAGTGTGGAACAAGATTTGCGTACGATTGTTGCGGATTATAACGAAAAACTGCAAAGACATTCGAAAGAACGGCTTGCTGTAACAAATACGTACTTGAGCTCGTTAGACGAGCGGGCGAAAACATTGCAAACATGGATTGACCGCTATAACAAAAAGCTCAATTCATCGTCTCTCACCCCTCAGCAAATCGAAAGCATAACCGATTTGCTAGTGGAGGCGCAAAACGATTTAACGAAAACGATGGAAACGGCAAATCGTGTTCGAGGCGATTTAGCATTTTATGAAAATCCATCGGTTCTTTCCGAAGTAGTCGCTCCATCGAAATCGTATGCAAAAGAAGCAGTGGCAAGTGGTCTTGTATTAGGCGTGTTTTTGACCTTTATTTTCCTTACTTTGATGAAGTATGTGTTTGATGCTAGGAGGTACTATCATGGTTAA
- a CDS encoding Gfo/Idh/MocA family protein codes for MVKFAIVGMGHIAKKHIEAIENTEGAVLAAVCDTNPERLTGLPAEVKTYTDLETMLKENEDIAVVNICVPSGLHAKLTNIVANHKRHIIVEKPMALKVEDAEEMIRVAKENGVKLAVVHPNRFRPAIQKLKQKMEEGAFGKLSHANATVRWNRNQAYYDQASWRGTKEFDGGVLMNQAIHDLDLMLWLMGPVESVQAMVTTRLRNIETEDVAAAVVQFKNGALGVIEAATTIYPKNLEESIAIFGEKASVKISGRTANFIETWDIEGVTEEEKAQVIAEINNDPFGKPGHQCIVEDMIQAIREDREPIVTGEDGLAPVKLILAILESAETGRKVTLS; via the coding sequence ATGGTTAAATTTGCAATTGTCGGGATGGGGCACATCGCCAAAAAACATATTGAAGCAATTGAAAACACCGAAGGAGCGGTGCTTGCCGCGGTGTGCGACACAAACCCAGAGCGTTTAACGGGACTTCCCGCGGAAGTGAAAACATATACCGATTTAGAAACGATGTTAAAAGAAAATGAAGATATTGCTGTAGTTAACATATGCGTACCTTCTGGGCTCCATGCGAAGCTGACGAATATTGTAGCAAACCATAAACGCCATATCATTGTCGAAAAGCCAATGGCGTTAAAAGTAGAGGACGCGGAGGAAATGATTCGCGTGGCGAAAGAAAATGGTGTGAAGCTGGCAGTTGTTCATCCAAACCGCTTCCGCCCTGCTATTCAAAAATTAAAACAAAAAATGGAAGAAGGGGCGTTCGGGAAGTTGAGCCATGCTAACGCCACCGTTCGATGGAATCGCAACCAAGCGTACTACGACCAAGCATCGTGGCGTGGGACGAAAGAATTTGATGGCGGCGTGCTGATGAATCAAGCGATTCATGACCTTGATTTAATGCTTTGGTTAATGGGACCAGTGGAATCCGTGCAAGCGATGGTGACGACAAGGCTGCGCAATATTGAAACAGAAGATGTGGCGGCAGCAGTCGTTCAATTTAAAAATGGAGCGCTCGGAGTCATTGAAGCGGCTACCACGATTTATCCGAAAAACTTAGAAGAATCTATTGCGATTTTCGGTGAAAAAGCATCGGTAAAAATTAGTGGTCGAACAGCGAATTTTATTGAGACATGGGATATCGAAGGAGTAACAGAAGAAGAAAAAGCACAAGTCATCGCCGAGATTAACAACGACCCGTTTGGGAAACCAGGGCATCAGTGCATTGTGGAAGATATGATTCAAGCGATACGAGAAGATCGCGAGCCGATTGTAACAGGAGAAGACGGTCTTGCGCCTGTGAAGCTTATTTTAGCGATTTTAGAATCAGCAGAAACAGGAAGAAAAGTTACACTATCATAA
- a CDS encoding nucleotide sugar dehydrogenase: protein MNYYEQLLNKIEKKEAVIGVVGLGYVGLPLAVEKAKAGFKVIGFDIQQSRVDQVNSGINYIGDVVDEDLHEMVKQGYLQATTDYARIAEVDAVAIAVPTPLDEHHQPDTSYVESSANEIAKYAHEGMLVVLESTTYPGTTEEIVKPALEKKGLVVGETVFVAYSPERVDPGNKVFKTKNTPKVVGGVTEKCTKVASALYRSVLEGDVHEVSSPAVAEMEKIFENTFRHINIALANEMAILCERMGIDVWEVIEAAKTKPYGFMAFYPGPGLGGHCIPIDPFYLTWKAREYNYHTRLIELAGEINNAMPEYVIHRMMHILNEEGKALRGSKVTVLGVAYKKDIDDVRESPVLKIVELLEQHGAEFTVVDPYVPSFRACNRVIETVALTPELLQQSDIVLITTDHSTFDYEMIAQNSPVIFDTRNALKDVEKPNKYVKL, encoded by the coding sequence ATGAACTATTATGAACAATTGTTAAATAAAATTGAGAAAAAAGAGGCAGTTATCGGAGTAGTCGGGTTAGGATATGTCGGCTTGCCGCTTGCAGTGGAAAAAGCAAAAGCAGGTTTTAAAGTCATTGGTTTTGATATTCAACAAAGCCGAGTAGACCAAGTAAATAGCGGCATTAACTATATCGGTGATGTCGTCGATGAAGATTTACATGAAATGGTGAAACAAGGCTATTTACAAGCAACAACTGACTATGCACGCATTGCGGAAGTGGATGCGGTAGCGATTGCCGTGCCAACGCCGCTTGATGAGCATCATCAGCCAGATACGTCCTATGTTGAAAGCTCGGCAAATGAGATTGCGAAATATGCACACGAAGGTATGTTAGTTGTACTTGAATCTACGACATACCCTGGTACGACAGAAGAAATTGTTAAGCCAGCATTGGAGAAAAAAGGACTGGTCGTTGGAGAAACGGTATTCGTTGCTTACTCTCCAGAGCGCGTCGATCCAGGGAATAAAGTGTTTAAAACGAAAAACACACCAAAAGTAGTTGGTGGCGTGACAGAAAAATGTACGAAAGTGGCTTCTGCTCTTTATCGTTCGGTACTTGAAGGCGATGTCCATGAAGTATCGAGTCCAGCGGTCGCCGAAATGGAGAAAATTTTTGAGAACACGTTCCGCCATATTAATATCGCCTTAGCAAACGAGATGGCGATTCTTTGCGAACGAATGGGCATCGATGTGTGGGAAGTCATTGAAGCAGCGAAAACGAAACCGTACGGCTTTATGGCATTTTATCCAGGACCTGGATTAGGGGGGCATTGCATCCCGATTGACCCGTTCTATTTAACATGGAAAGCGCGCGAATACAACTATCATACGCGCCTGATTGAATTGGCAGGCGAAATTAACAACGCGATGCCTGAATACGTCATCCATCGTATGATGCACATTTTAAACGAGGAAGGAAAAGCACTTCGTGGTTCAAAAGTGACTGTGCTAGGGGTTGCGTATAAAAAAGACATTGACGATGTGCGCGAGTCTCCAGTATTAAAAATTGTCGAGCTATTAGAGCAACATGGAGCGGAATTTACGGTCGTTGACCCATATGTTCCATCGTTCCGCGCGTGCAACCGCGTCATTGAAACAGTGGCACTTACACCAGAATTGTTGCAGCAGTCTGACATCGTACTCATTACAACTGACCATTCGACCTTTGATTATGAAATGATTGCGCAAAACAGCCCTGTCATTTTCGATACGCGCAACGCGTTAAAAGATGTGGAAAAACCGAACAAGTACGTAAAACTATAA
- a CDS encoding acyltransferase, with amino-acid sequence MNFIDPSVMLDETVEVGYFTVIEKGVTIGKNVIIGNRVTIHEGTVIGDGTTVADGAVLGKPPKPAKTSTVKLTGDVPALVIGENCTIGANAVIYRGAVIGANTLVADLASVRENVEIGEYVIVGRGVCVENYVKIGDRTKIQSNSYITAYSTLEDHVFIAPCVTTTNDNYMGRTEERFSKIKGATIKRGARVGGASIILPGITIAEETFVAAGALVTKDTEPKTVVKGLPAKFSKMVDERELL; translated from the coding sequence ATGAACTTTATTGATCCTTCAGTTATGCTTGACGAAACGGTAGAAGTCGGTTATTTTACGGTCATTGAAAAAGGAGTAACAATCGGAAAAAATGTCATCATCGGCAACCGCGTGACAATTCATGAAGGAACGGTCATTGGCGACGGCACGACTGTCGCCGATGGAGCGGTGCTCGGGAAGCCGCCAAAACCAGCAAAAACGAGTACTGTCAAACTTACCGGGGACGTCCCTGCACTGGTGATTGGTGAAAATTGTACGATTGGTGCGAATGCGGTCATTTATCGCGGTGCGGTAATTGGAGCAAATACGCTCGTAGCAGATTTAGCAAGCGTGCGGGAAAACGTGGAAATCGGCGAGTACGTCATTGTGGGGCGTGGAGTGTGTGTCGAAAACTATGTAAAAATCGGCGATCGAACAAAAATTCAATCAAACTCTTATATTACGGCATATTCGACGTTAGAAGATCACGTATTTATCGCTCCGTGCGTCACCACGACAAACGACAATTACATGGGGCGGACGGAAGAACGATTTTCGAAAATTAAAGGTGCCACGATTAAACGCGGTGCACGTGTAGGTGGTGCCTCCATTATTTTGCCAGGAATTACAATTGCCGAAGAAACGTTTGTCGCTGCAGGGGCGCTCGTGACAAAAGATACGGAGCCGAAAACAGTCGTTAAAGGGCTTCCAGCGAAATTCAGCAAAATGGTGGATGAACGGGAGTTGTTATAA
- a CDS encoding lipopolysaccharide biosynthesis protein, which yields MLSQIKRLGADSLLYAFMNVGTKLIAFVMLPVYTSFLSKTQYGVVDILDRLTSMLTFLVIFGTDSALSFYYYDTKDKNKRLLYVQNVMYFRLFVVAVLFLLVVIAGPWFSEKILENPHYVDLLYVNLLTLLLDTIFVVATTVMRFEFQTKKVVLFTVLKMLLVAILSYIALKFWTPTPGALFIGRLISSVVLFIMMLRMTWNYLKFRIEWSVLKELLAYAAPLAPTSIAFWVIANSSTFFIQQFASLAEVGVFGVALRLAMMITLITSGVQMAWHPYAMSVKDKEDSPYIFSKIYIALLLLGLVGVIAIATVSPWVMRTFFTADYYEAYPYIPFLSCVTFLNFYYLIISVGLFFKKETSYITQIFTIAAVLNILLNFALVPFFINWGAVIANVATYVFAVLFIFRKSQQVYYVPVSFAKMAFLFANMMVSTVAIVYVQEKHMNMLFILGSWVYFLAMVAISRVDRDFRQQAAVENVS from the coding sequence TTGCTATCACAAATTAAGCGTTTAGGAGCGGATTCGCTCCTTTACGCATTCATGAATGTAGGCACTAAATTGATTGCGTTTGTGATGTTGCCGGTGTACACGAGTTTTTTATCGAAGACGCAATACGGAGTAGTGGATATTTTAGATCGGCTGACATCGATGTTAACGTTTTTAGTGATTTTCGGGACAGATTCTGCTTTATCGTTTTACTATTACGATACGAAAGATAAGAATAAGCGGCTGTTGTATGTGCAAAACGTCATGTATTTCCGGCTGTTTGTTGTTGCAGTGTTATTTTTGCTTGTTGTCATTGCTGGTCCGTGGTTTTCGGAAAAAATATTAGAAAATCCACACTATGTCGATTTGCTGTATGTTAATTTATTGACGTTGTTGTTAGATACAATTTTCGTCGTGGCAACGACGGTGATGCGCTTCGAGTTTCAAACGAAAAAAGTAGTCTTGTTTACTGTGTTGAAAATGTTGCTTGTCGCGATTCTTTCGTATATCGCACTGAAATTTTGGACCCCAACTCCAGGTGCATTATTTATCGGAAGATTAATAAGTAGCGTTGTGTTGTTTATCATGATGTTGCGCATGACATGGAACTATTTGAAGTTTCGTATCGAATGGTCAGTATTAAAAGAGTTGTTGGCGTATGCCGCTCCTTTAGCACCGACATCAATTGCGTTTTGGGTAATTGCCAATTCAAGCACGTTTTTCATCCAACAGTTTGCTTCGCTCGCAGAGGTTGGTGTGTTTGGGGTTGCGCTTCGTTTAGCGATGATGATTACGCTGATTACAAGCGGGGTGCAGATGGCATGGCACCCGTATGCGATGTCAGTAAAAGATAAGGAAGATAGCCCATATATATTTTCTAAAATTTATATAGCGCTATTGCTTTTAGGGCTTGTTGGTGTGATCGCGATAGCGACAGTTAGTCCGTGGGTTATGAGAACATTCTTTACCGCTGACTATTATGAAGCGTATCCATATATTCCTTTTTTATCATGTGTTACTTTTTTAAACTTCTATTACTTAATTATTTCAGTCGGTCTGTTCTTTAAAAAAGAAACGAGCTATATTACCCAGATATTTACAATCGCAGCAGTTCTTAATATATTGTTAAATTTCGCTCTCGTACCATTTTTTATCAACTGGGGAGCAGTAATTGCTAACGTCGCCACATACGTCTTTGCTGTATTGTTCATCTTTCGAAAAAGCCAACAAGTATACTACGTGCCTGTGTCATTTGCGAAAATGGCTTTTTTATTTGCGAATATGATGGTTAGCACCGTTGCTATTGTGTATGTGCAGGAAAAGCACATGAATATGTTATTTATCTTAGGTAGTTGGGTTTATTTTCTTGCAATGGTAGCTATAAGCCGTGTCGATCGTGATTTTCGACAACAAGCGGCGGTGGAAAATGTGTCATAA